The following is a genomic window from Cyanobacterium sp. T60_A2020_053.
CCAAATATACTCTTAGTGATAATGTCACTAAATTAGAAAAATTATATAAAACTTTTTTTACATAAAAAGTACTTAAATTCTCACTAATATAAATTTAAACTTGCTAGATAACATAAAATTCGCTACAATATATCGTGTTTACCCAAGGGCGGATGGCGAAATTGGTAGACGCACCACACTCAAAATGTGGCGGCTTCGGTCGTGCGAGTTCGAGTCTCGCTCTGCCCATTGTCTAGTTTTTCTAACTATTTTTAGCTTCTTCGGCTCTGTTGCCCCACACTGTATTTTTCAACAAAAACACCCACAAAATCAGTGTGGGATGAATTGCCGTCCAGATTTATGATATAATTCTATTAATCGGTGCTAGAGAGATGTAGCCGTAGTCGGCGAACTCCCCGTTGTAGAAAGGCTAGAGACTACCTATCAATTAATTAATTGATAGCCCCAATGCTTCACTGTTCCTCTTGTAAGCAATAAGCGTAAATGAACAAAGGCGGGTGAAAAACTAAAAAATTAAAAGACCTTCGGAACGAGGGATAAAGCCTACCGCCTGAAAGTAAGACTCGTTACTTCTCGGAGTAAAAAGCATTTCTTTGGGTAGGAAGCCTACACCATAATCTTTGATTTGGTGTATGGTAGTTCACCTCAATTGTCATAAATAGGGTATTGACAGAATAAGAAAAAGATCATATAATCGCAATCAAAGATTAATGTAGCGGATATAACATTTTAACCGTACAGCAAGGAGGAAGTCAGCTTGGCCAGAAAAAGAAAACGCAAAAGTCGTCGCCGCTTAGAGGGAAGAAAAATTTTAGAATTAGTACCTCATCACTACATCGAAAGTGGCGATGATAAACCCGTGACTGCAGCACGGAAACATATTCGAGCTGAAGGTATTACCCCCCCAGCAGTTTTAGTAGTAAAGCGCAATGAGCATACCACAGATCGCTATTTTTGGGCGGAAAAAGGTTTGTTTGGTGCTCAATATGTGGAAGAAAACCATTTTCTTTTCCCCAGTTTAAAAACTATTAAGCCTCAAGTCAAAGCGCCCTCCGGCACTCCAGCCTTATCCTCTCACTAGGCTAAAATAGTCTTTGCGGATAATCTGGGTAAAATTACCCAGGTTGTGGCGATTAAATAGGGTAATTTACCCCTATCCATTGTTCCCTTTAATCTGTAAATATAAAGAAAAGGTTAAGAAAAGGGGATAAGGAGATGGAATACATTTATGTGGTGGATAGTGCCAGTTTGGTGCTAAAGATGATTAATTATTGTGTAGTCAATCCCCACGTCAAAGACACAGAAATTACGGTAATTCACCAAATAAATGGTTGGATTATTC
Proteins encoded in this region:
- a CDS encoding DUF3155 domain-containing protein; this encodes MARKRKRKSRRRLEGRKILELVPHHYIESGDDKPVTAARKHIRAEGITPPAVLVVKRNEHTTDRYFWAEKGLFGAQYVEENHFLFPSLKTIKPQVKAPSGTPALSSH